In Fundidesulfovibrio putealis DSM 16056, the following proteins share a genomic window:
- a CDS encoding ATP-binding protein has product MNIKAFAVAGLILAVTALHYGSVSDHSAFHLLHRELYFIPILLAGFWFGLKISLITSLAITVLYLPPMLAGKMIHDTPFTVIAQLVMFNVVALLIGMLEDRRAKEQERVLGAERLAVLGRAAAAIGLEVKDVAVALRRLVSEENEFHNSKLKQDVLGEIDRLDRLLAALVRFIPARHVPSTSLNVNDIVAASANRLKDMGFKAGVAIQLDVDPAGCRTRAVSEDFGGIIDALLKNAIEVSPPGEVVTLATRLQGAVCQITVRDNGPGIAPEHRDMIFKPFFSTKPGGQGLTLASTKKFLSDIGGDMTVESEQGKGAAFHMHIPRERVGDDPLYGVKSNQDG; this is encoded by the coding sequence ATGAACATTAAGGCATTTGCCGTTGCTGGCCTTATCCTCGCAGTAACGGCACTACACTACGGCAGCGTCAGTGATCACTCCGCCTTCCACCTGCTGCACAGAGAACTCTATTTCATTCCCATATTGCTGGCTGGATTCTGGTTCGGGCTAAAAATCTCCCTTATCACTTCCCTTGCCATCACCGTGTTGTATCTTCCTCCGATGTTGGCCGGGAAAATGATCCACGACACGCCATTCACGGTGATAGCCCAACTTGTGATGTTCAATGTCGTGGCCTTACTTATTGGGATGCTGGAGGATCGCCGGGCCAAAGAACAAGAGCGAGTGCTCGGAGCTGAGAGGCTAGCCGTTCTTGGACGAGCCGCTGCGGCTATCGGCCTGGAGGTAAAGGACGTTGCAGTCGCCCTTCGCCGTTTGGTCAGTGAAGAGAACGAATTCCACAATTCCAAGTTGAAGCAAGATGTTCTAGGCGAGATCGACCGGTTGGACCGCCTCTTGGCTGCCCTAGTTCGCTTTATACCCGCGCGACATGTCCCCTCCACCTCCCTCAACGTCAACGACATTGTTGCAGCCAGCGCGAACCGTCTCAAAGACATGGGATTTAAGGCCGGGGTTGCGATCCAGTTGGATGTCGATCCGGCGGGCTGCCGCACCCGGGCCGTCTCGGAGGACTTCGGCGGCATCATCGACGCGCTTTTGAAAAACGCCATAGAAGTCTCGCCACCCGGTGAGGTAGTGACCCTCGCCACCAGGCTGCAAGGGGCAGTTTGCCAGATCACAGTACGTGACAACGGGCCGGGCATCGCGCCGGAACACAGAGACATGATTTTCAAACCCTTTTTCAGCACCAAGCCGGGCGGTCAGGGCTTGACCCTGGCCTCGACTAAGAAGTTCCTCTCGGATATCGGCGGAGACATGACCGTGGAGAGCGAACAGGGGAAAGGCGCAGCCTTCCATATGCACATTCCTCGTGAGCGGGTAGGCGACGATCCCCTCTATGGGGTTAAATCGAATCAGGATGGCTGA
- a CDS encoding DEAD/DEAH box helicase, which produces MNIIKPRPHQAKAVSAAIEAFRTRDRATIVMPCGTGKTLIGPWVAEGLESRVVVIFVPSLWLLRQTVGQWAATTEWKDAEFFGVCSDKSVFDDLDISEITETRITTSPAVIREYFNSLNGGKHVVCCTYQSAGMLAEAIPEGLHFDFGIFDEAHCTAGEAYVGLSFGGFSVPLLDRHVLIRKRLFMTATPRSYEEKQKNLEGNNRYFSMDDTELYGERVYELTFAEAVAQGLIADYRIIISVITKQDVTRELLLSNSSDIESAANALALKAACKKYGIRKSILFFNTIDECAAFSSGSVQEVWPDVFHSYISSRMPASQRSEVMNLLSADQDISVSNARCLTMGIDVPAVDMVAFMRKKRGEIDIVQAVGRASRKDAKHPDKIGFIFLPLYLDDAGGEELSDALGMSGYEQVWTVLEAMRASDGRFDSWIRLSRAGLNKDNPYVKHAEDGNKIIIEVFSQDIDTETIRKSIDAKIIDRIGDSWDEMFGRLVEFKSIHGHCKVSRRHMNQTLARWYRYQIRTWDTRLNPKRRNLLIMLGVDPEDIDLQSKQNAASTRWTKEEIDYLKASTHLTDAKIAEHINRSVQSIQVKRSNLGLLKDTNKGRKQGWMTAADDKFIIDNWEILTDSDIAQKLGRHRGTICHRRKILGLNRGGPSHVNDRRFTTDEDEFIIQNSNQTDSEIALALNRARSSVARRRSDLGLRKPHTATTKSKPWTSEEDKIILENLDKTYNEVALMLNGKTGTAVYSRRHHLIRRHSAPCPGRSPS; this is translated from the coding sequence ATGAATATCATAAAGCCACGTCCACATCAGGCCAAAGCAGTTTCAGCCGCAATCGAAGCGTTTAGGACACGAGACAGAGCTACCATTGTAATGCCGTGCGGAACCGGCAAGACCCTTATAGGGCCTTGGGTCGCAGAAGGCCTAGAAAGCCGAGTCGTGGTAATCTTTGTGCCGTCGCTTTGGCTCCTGCGGCAAACTGTGGGCCAGTGGGCAGCAACAACGGAATGGAAAGATGCGGAGTTCTTTGGAGTATGTTCGGATAAATCCGTTTTTGACGATCTGGACATTTCTGAAATCACAGAGACAAGGATAACCACAAGCCCTGCCGTGATCCGGGAATACTTTAATAGCCTGAACGGCGGGAAACACGTCGTCTGCTGCACCTATCAATCCGCAGGAATGCTTGCAGAGGCCATACCGGAAGGGCTCCATTTCGATTTTGGCATTTTTGACGAGGCCCATTGTACAGCAGGAGAAGCCTACGTAGGGCTTTCATTTGGTGGCTTCTCTGTTCCTTTGTTGGATCGGCATGTTCTTATCCGCAAACGACTGTTTATGACCGCTACCCCTCGATCATATGAAGAGAAGCAGAAGAATTTAGAGGGGAATAATCGTTACTTCTCCATGGATGACACAGAACTCTATGGGGAACGTGTTTACGAATTGACTTTTGCTGAGGCTGTGGCGCAAGGCTTGATTGCGGATTATCGAATAATAATTTCCGTGATAACAAAGCAAGATGTTACACGCGAACTTCTCTTGTCGAATTCTTCAGACATAGAATCTGCCGCAAATGCGTTAGCATTAAAAGCCGCGTGCAAAAAATACGGCATCCGCAAGAGTATTCTTTTCTTTAATACCATAGATGAGTGTGCGGCGTTTTCAAGCGGATCGGTTCAAGAGGTATGGCCTGATGTCTTTCATTCTTACATATCCTCTCGAATGCCTGCTTCCCAGCGGTCAGAAGTAATGAATTTGTTAAGCGCGGATCAAGATATTTCGGTCAGCAATGCCCGTTGTTTGACCATGGGCATAGATGTCCCCGCTGTCGACATGGTAGCATTCATGCGGAAGAAACGCGGCGAAATAGATATTGTGCAGGCTGTTGGTCGAGCTTCTCGAAAAGACGCAAAGCATCCTGACAAAATTGGATTCATTTTTTTACCACTTTACCTTGACGACGCGGGAGGAGAGGAGCTTTCTGATGCGCTGGGCATGTCTGGATACGAACAGGTATGGACAGTTTTGGAAGCCATGCGTGCAAGTGACGGTCGTTTTGACTCTTGGATAAGACTATCACGGGCTGGACTTAACAAAGACAATCCATATGTCAAGCATGCAGAAGATGGAAACAAAATAATTATAGAAGTATTTTCACAGGACATTGACACTGAAACAATAAGAAAATCAATTGACGCCAAAATTATTGATCGGATCGGTGATAGCTGGGATGAAATGTTTGGCCGTCTTGTTGAGTTCAAAAGTATCCATGGACATTGCAAAGTATCCAGACGGCATATGAACCAGACACTTGCAAGATGGTATCGGTATCAAATTCGAACATGGGACACGCGACTAAATCCAAAACGAAGAAATCTATTGATAATGCTTGGCGTCGACCCAGAAGACATAGACTTGCAATCAAAACAAAATGCCGCCTCCACTAGATGGACCAAAGAGGAGATTGATTATCTCAAAGCCTCAACACACTTAACTGACGCAAAAATTGCTGAACACATAAATCGTTCCGTGCAAAGCATTCAAGTTAAGCGCTCAAATCTTGGGTTGTTAAAGGATACGAACAAAGGGAGAAAGCAAGGTTGGATGACCGCAGCTGACGACAAATTTATAATCGACAATTGGGAAATATTGACAGACTCAGACATTGCTCAAAAGCTTGGACGCCATAGAGGCACTATATGCCATCGCCGTAAAATACTTGGGCTAAATAGAGGTGGCCCATCGCATGTGAACGACAGAAGATTCACCACAGATGAAGATGAGTTCATAATTCAAAATTCCAACCAAACAGATAGCGAAATTGCACTTGCATTAAATCGCGCACGCTCAAGTGTAGCCAGAAGAAGAAGCGACCTCGGGTTACGCAAACCTCATACGGCCACTACAAAAAGCAAGCCCTGGACATCGGAGGAGGACAAGATAATCCTGGAGAACTTGGACAAAACATACAACGAGGTCGCATTGATGCTCAACGGCAAAACTGGGACAGCTGTGTATTCTCGACGCCACCACTTAATTCGAAGACATTCCGCTCCATGCCCAGGCCGAAGCCCATCTTGA
- a CDS encoding helix-turn-helix domain-containing protein, whose protein sequence is MKTDAKEALPEVVLDTLRKLGGDIRTARKRRGLTAKDLAKRARITRPTLAKLEKGEPGVSLGILTHVLWVLELDYRVGELVDPGEDAMGTAITVRSLPERVRGHNRRTSDDSKYDF, encoded by the coding sequence ATGAAGACCGATGCGAAAGAAGCATTGCCGGAAGTCGTGCTGGACACGTTGCGAAAGCTCGGCGGAGATATCCGCACAGCCAGAAAGCGCCGTGGCTTGACTGCCAAGGACCTGGCCAAGCGGGCGAGGATCACCCGCCCCACCCTGGCCAAGCTGGAGAAAGGGGAACCGGGCGTTTCGTTGGGCATTTTGACGCACGTGCTCTGGGTGCTTGAACTAGATTATCGTGTCGGCGAGTTGGTCGATCCTGGAGAGGACGCCATGGGTACAGCCATTACCGTGCGGTCGTTGCCAGAGAGGGTGCGCGGGCACAACAGAAGGACCTCCGATGACTCCAAGTACGACTTCTAG
- a CDS encoding DNA adenine methylase, which yields MATIFSPLRYPGGKSAMAAYLASLMETNGLTGWTVAEPFAGGAGASIALLYAGKASRLALNDADPAIRDFWLAALSDTDNFLRLLQDTPVTVDEWRRQRAVWERPEGHDLTTRGFATFYLNRVNRSGILRGRPIGGLEQTGAYPITARYNPARLTQRIARLAAWRGSISVSSLDALEFLEAVAKRPPFLFLDPPYVGQGRHLYMNSFRPEHHTRLSDWLKSHPGLPWVLTYDDHPLIRELYAWARITPVSLRYSAQVKRFATELLILPPWMRVPTDPPSPLRYAASAA from the coding sequence ATGGCAACGATCTTTAGCCCCTTACGATACCCTGGTGGGAAAAGTGCCATGGCCGCATACTTGGCTTCGCTCATGGAAACCAATGGTCTTACGGGCTGGACTGTAGCTGAACCTTTTGCTGGTGGGGCCGGGGCTTCCATCGCGTTACTTTACGCTGGGAAAGCCTCACGTTTGGCTCTTAATGACGCTGACCCTGCTATCCGTGATTTTTGGTTGGCTGCTCTTAGCGACACAGACAACTTCTTACGATTGTTGCAAGATACGCCGGTGACGGTAGATGAGTGGCGTCGACAACGTGCTGTGTGGGAACGTCCAGAAGGGCACGACCTCACAACCCGAGGGTTCGCCACCTTCTATCTGAACCGGGTAAACCGTTCGGGAATCTTGCGGGGCCGCCCAATCGGGGGATTGGAACAAACAGGAGCATACCCCATAACTGCGCGCTATAACCCCGCTCGACTGACACAGCGAATTGCCCGCTTGGCGGCGTGGCGCGGAAGCATCAGCGTCAGCAGCCTAGACGCTCTGGAATTTCTGGAAGCTGTGGCCAAGCGGCCACCATTTCTCTTTCTTGATCCGCCATATGTGGGCCAAGGGCGACACTTGTACATGAACTCCTTCCGCCCCGAACACCATACCCGACTGTCCGACTGGCTCAAGTCTCATCCAGGATTACCCTGGGTGTTGACGTACGACGACCATCCCTTGATTCGGGAACTCTACGCCTGGGCTCGGATAACGCCGGTGTCGTTGCGCTACAGCGCACAAGTAAAGCGTTTCGCAACGGAATTGCTCATTCTTCCGCCCTGGATGCGCGTTCCGACTGATCCTCCCAGCCCGCTACGCTACGCCGCGTCAGCGGCATGA
- a CDS encoding type II toxin-antitoxin system HipA family toxin, which produces MTPSTTSRPKEVYVYIYLPGKKYVPAGLLTHDPDLGRYQFGYGQKYRRLPDAIPLSPVRLPLSLETPVAFRDTGCLPNVFEDVAPDSWGRRLLSLYCPTAIESLPEIDILTAVHEPHRIGALAFGPDLKGPASMAEWYDGPSLMKPVNDLELIAGMLAKIETHVEEGTLAQLRDDLSSPLFRAMAFSGSLVGGSRPKALYTDPQGGEWIAKFPKLVDAWNDPMLEHALMQLARDCGIQTAETQIVTTNDMNILLVRRFDRDEGNRPQHVISGLTLADRRKDDEKGWGSYQGLAQAARRHGDVDAGPELFRRMAFNVLCKNTDDHPKNHAFFVTRGHVRMTPAYDITPAVQGYKDARKYMLALRCGKLGARPTLENVLSDVRPFGLTPDQARGVLHDMLQVAKDWRPRLEASGAASKDLDMFKDRFSEAERALPERSRGDELER; this is translated from the coding sequence ATGACTCCAAGTACGACTTCTAGGCCCAAAGAAGTTTATGTTTACATCTACTTGCCTGGGAAAAAATACGTGCCCGCCGGGCTGCTCACCCATGACCCCGATTTGGGCCGGTATCAGTTCGGATACGGCCAAAAGTACCGGCGGCTACCGGACGCCATCCCGTTAAGCCCAGTTCGTCTGCCCCTTTCCCTGGAGACCCCTGTGGCCTTCCGTGATACGGGCTGTCTGCCGAACGTGTTCGAGGACGTTGCGCCGGACTCCTGGGGGAGGCGACTGTTATCGCTTTACTGTCCAACGGCCATTGAGAGCCTTCCTGAAATAGACATCCTCACAGCCGTGCACGAGCCGCACAGGATCGGTGCCCTGGCCTTCGGCCCCGACCTCAAAGGCCCCGCCTCCATGGCTGAATGGTATGACGGCCCTTCGCTCATGAAGCCCGTCAATGATTTGGAACTCATCGCCGGGATGCTGGCCAAGATCGAGACGCACGTCGAGGAAGGGACGCTGGCTCAGTTGCGCGACGATCTTTCCAGCCCCCTGTTCCGCGCCATGGCCTTCAGCGGTTCATTGGTGGGCGGAAGTCGCCCGAAGGCCTTATACACAGACCCCCAGGGAGGAGAATGGATCGCCAAGTTCCCTAAGCTGGTGGACGCCTGGAACGACCCAATGCTTGAGCATGCGCTCATGCAGCTCGCGCGCGATTGCGGTATTCAGACGGCTGAAACACAGATCGTTACCACCAACGACATGAACATCCTGCTCGTCCGGCGTTTCGACCGCGATGAAGGCAACCGCCCCCAGCATGTCATTTCAGGGCTTACCCTTGCCGATCGGCGCAAAGATGATGAAAAAGGATGGGGGAGCTACCAAGGCCTTGCTCAGGCAGCTCGTCGCCATGGCGATGTAGACGCCGGTCCTGAGCTTTTCCGAAGGATGGCCTTCAATGTTCTTTGCAAGAACACGGACGATCATCCCAAAAACCACGCGTTCTTTGTTACGCGTGGCCATGTCCGCATGACGCCAGCTTATGACATCACACCGGCTGTTCAAGGCTACAAGGATGCCCGAAAGTACATGCTGGCCCTCCGTTGCGGGAAGCTCGGAGCCCGGCCCACCCTGGAAAACGTGCTCAGCGATGTGAGGCCCTTCGGGCTTACACCAGACCAAGCTCGGGGCGTTCTTCACGACATGCTCCAGGTTGCCAAGGACTGGCGACCACGTCTCGAAGCGAGTGGCGCTGCCTCGAAGGACCTGGACATGTTCAAGGATCGCTTCAGTGAAGCGGAACGTGCCCTTCCCGAAAGGAGCCGGGGCGACGAGCTGGAGAGATAG
- a CDS encoding Fic family protein, whose product MNRSKEKALFIAKKNIAGLVYSFQALEGMPFTLPEVQTYLQGITVGGHKVSDQDKLKQQSLAWQHLIQLVENNEFRLTKSIACELNGIVAKEDSADPGRFRHGMVWITGTDYSPPDHDTLDARFDHLLTRVQGLKKPFSIGVSVALDMAHNQYFFDGNKRTGLLMLNGIFMSEGILPFSIPAKSVLEYNEKVLRYYETGDEREMSRFFDVQFAKEYPGFQIEGMEL is encoded by the coding sequence ATGAACCGGAGCAAGGAAAAGGCGCTGTTCATAGCTAAGAAGAATATTGCAGGCTTGGTCTACAGCTTCCAAGCTCTCGAAGGGATGCCTTTCACGCTGCCTGAAGTTCAGACGTACCTTCAAGGCATTACCGTGGGTGGCCACAAGGTGTCCGATCAAGACAAGCTGAAACAACAATCCCTTGCCTGGCAGCACCTGATTCAGCTTGTGGAGAATAATGAATTCCGGCTCACAAAGAGCATTGCCTGTGAACTCAATGGGATCGTCGCCAAAGAAGATTCCGCCGATCCTGGCCGTTTCCGGCATGGGATGGTCTGGATCACTGGGACAGACTACTCACCGCCCGACCATGACACCCTTGACGCTAGGTTCGATCACTTGCTCACAAGAGTGCAGGGTCTGAAGAAGCCGTTCTCCATTGGCGTTTCAGTGGCTCTCGACATGGCCCACAACCAATACTTTTTCGATGGCAACAAAAGGACAGGGCTGCTGATGTTGAATGGAATTTTCATGTCTGAAGGCATCCTCCCATTCAGCATACCCGCCAAAAGCGTTCTGGAATACAACGAAAAAGTGTTGCGATATTACGAGACAGGTGACGAAAGAGAGATGTCTCGCTTTTTTGACGTCCAATTTGCGAAAGAATATCCAGGATTTCAAATTGAAGGGATGGAACTGTGA
- a CDS encoding ParA family protein — MKTIVLASQKGGAGKTTLAAHLAVMAEKAGDGPCVLIDTDPQASLAAWWNGREEETPAFAPTNLKELPAKLEALALAKFKFAIIDTPPAITESIRAVVSLADFVLIPTRPSPHDLRAVGSTVELAAGAQRPFAFALTQAKANSKITVQAMGALSEHGVVASAIIHDRVDFASSMVDGRTVLEIDPRGRSASEVAELWKFCKKRINDNKKAR; from the coding sequence ATGAAAACCATAGTTCTTGCTAGCCAGAAAGGAGGTGCAGGAAAGACCACCCTGGCCGCTCATCTGGCCGTGATGGCGGAGAAGGCCGGTGACGGGCCATGCGTGCTCATCGACACTGACCCGCAGGCAAGCCTAGCCGCATGGTGGAACGGTCGAGAGGAAGAAACCCCTGCCTTTGCACCAACGAACTTGAAGGAGCTTCCAGCCAAGCTGGAGGCCTTGGCCCTGGCCAAGTTCAAATTTGCCATCATCGACACCCCCCCGGCCATAACCGAATCGATCCGGGCGGTTGTGTCACTTGCTGATTTCGTCCTGATCCCGACTAGGCCGAGTCCTCATGATCTCCGGGCCGTGGGGTCAACCGTGGAGCTTGCCGCAGGGGCACAACGCCCGTTCGCATTCGCTCTGACCCAGGCTAAGGCAAATTCCAAAATCACTGTGCAAGCCATGGGCGCACTCTCTGAACATGGCGTTGTCGCCTCGGCGATCATCCATGACCGGGTTGATTTTGCCTCATCTATGGTGGATGGCCGTACGGTTCTGGAGATTGACCCGCGTGGACGTTCAGCGTCTGAGGTGGCCGAGCTATGGAAATTCTGCAAAAAACGAATTAACGATAACAAGAAAGCCAGATAG
- a CDS encoding ribbon-helix-helix protein — protein MSKKPAPLSAGLVAKKGQAAVGDDATPRQLEQKNTTVAHLNFTVDADFRRRFKMRAAESGLKLNELLREALDAWEEKQKAR, from the coding sequence ATGTCCAAGAAGCCCGCTCCCCTTTCCGCCGGTTTGGTCGCCAAAAAGGGACAAGCCGCAGTTGGAGACGATGCAACCCCAAGGCAGCTGGAACAAAAGAACACGACGGTAGCTCACCTGAATTTCACCGTAGATGCCGATTTTCGGCGGCGTTTTAAGATGCGCGCAGCCGAGTCAGGCTTGAAGCTCAATGAGCTTCTGCGGGAAGCACTGGATGCCTGGGAAGAAAAGCAGAAAGCACGTTAG
- the topA gene encoding type I DNA topoisomerase, whose product MKLLIVESPGKVKKIQGFLGSGWRVEASVGHVRDLPLYDMGVSPPNFRPSYAPTERGKSVLAKLASAVKSADSVFLAMDPDREGEAIAWHLEDALRLENPGRITFSEITEKAVKMALEHPRALDRNLVAAQEGRRVLDRLVGYMVSVPLSRAIGGKKSAGRVQSPALRLVVEREREIRAFKMTTHYGVELVFDALDNITPGWKANWLAKAWLGPGQEYLLEKEKAVRVAAMRRVKVLACQDTETKAVPPAPFTTSTLQQAASNSLKLSPKKTMEAAQRLYEAGHITYMRTDSPNISEEAVAEIREYCRNSNWPVVATPRRWKSKAGAQEAHEAIRPTHIEVEEAGDTDSEKALYTMIRLRTLASQLEDAVFAVRTALLQGEDIEGRMPEFEAKGRTLVRPGWKMVMAADQTEDGEEEADNPVPQLNAGSLLTVGGGKVVTHKTKAPPRYTEATLVKALEGRGIGRPSTYAAILENILGRGYVRLEKRALAATADGEAVVDALMGRFAFLEFSFTKELEDDLDAIAEGRTGYIDVMRKMHHCLEQELGLFQAATVTPCPDCGKPLRRIVRAPGKNGQGGYDFWGCSGYPDCPATFADNGGKPGHRLEKREKPPLSTHKCPECGKPLAHRTKDGPGAYNFWGCSGFPNCKVTFQDDNGKPEGAE is encoded by the coding sequence GGCTGGAGGGTGGAAGCCAGCGTCGGACACGTGCGCGATCTGCCCCTGTATGACATGGGTGTGAGTCCTCCGAACTTCCGACCATCGTATGCCCCAACCGAGCGCGGCAAGTCTGTCTTGGCCAAGCTGGCCAGCGCGGTAAAGTCTGCGGACTCTGTTTTCCTGGCCATGGACCCTGACCGCGAAGGAGAGGCTATAGCCTGGCACCTGGAGGACGCCCTGCGGCTGGAGAATCCTGGAAGGATCACCTTCTCGGAGATCACGGAGAAGGCCGTCAAAATGGCCCTGGAACATCCCCGCGCCCTGGACAGGAACCTCGTTGCGGCCCAGGAGGGACGGCGGGTACTGGACAGGCTGGTGGGCTACATGGTGTCCGTCCCCCTCTCTCGCGCCATCGGCGGCAAAAAGTCGGCTGGGAGGGTGCAAAGCCCGGCTTTGCGCCTTGTGGTGGAGCGGGAGCGCGAGATCAGGGCGTTCAAGATGACCACGCATTACGGCGTGGAGTTGGTCTTTGATGCCCTGGACAACATCACTCCTGGCTGGAAAGCCAACTGGTTGGCGAAGGCCTGGCTCGGGCCTGGTCAGGAATATCTCCTGGAGAAGGAGAAGGCCGTCAGGGTAGCAGCCATGCGCCGGGTCAAGGTTCTGGCCTGCCAGGACACTGAGACCAAGGCAGTTCCACCAGCCCCCTTCACCACGTCGACCTTGCAGCAGGCAGCCTCGAACTCCCTCAAACTCTCCCCCAAGAAGACAATGGAAGCTGCCCAACGGCTCTATGAGGCTGGCCATATCACCTATATGCGCACGGATTCCCCCAATATCAGCGAGGAGGCCGTGGCTGAAATCCGGGAATACTGCCGGAACAGCAACTGGCCGGTGGTGGCCACGCCGCGCCGTTGGAAGAGCAAGGCCGGAGCGCAGGAAGCCCATGAAGCCATCCGGCCCACGCACATTGAGGTGGAAGAGGCTGGAGACACTGACAGCGAAAAAGCCCTCTACACGATGATTCGGTTACGCACCCTGGCCAGCCAGTTGGAGGATGCCGTTTTCGCAGTTCGTACCGCCCTGCTCCAAGGCGAGGACATTGAAGGCAGGATGCCGGAGTTCGAGGCCAAAGGCCGGACTCTGGTAAGGCCAGGCTGGAAGATGGTCATGGCTGCGGATCAAACCGAGGATGGGGAGGAAGAGGCGGATAACCCTGTCCCCCAGCTCAACGCAGGCTCCCTGCTCACGGTGGGTGGAGGCAAGGTCGTCACCCACAAGACCAAAGCACCGCCGCGCTACACTGAAGCTACGCTCGTCAAGGCTCTGGAAGGACGCGGCATCGGGCGTCCGTCCACCTATGCGGCCATCCTGGAGAATATCCTCGGTCGGGGTTACGTCCGCCTGGAGAAACGTGCCCTGGCGGCCACGGCGGACGGCGAGGCCGTGGTGGATGCGCTGATGGGACGTTTCGCATTCCTCGAGTTCTCCTTCACCAAGGAGCTGGAAGACGATCTGGACGCCATTGCCGAGGGCCGCACCGGTTACATTGATGTGATGCGCAAAATGCACCACTGCCTGGAGCAAGAACTCGGGCTGTTCCAGGCTGCGACCGTGACACCTTGCCCTGACTGCGGAAAGCCATTGCGCCGAATCGTCCGTGCTCCCGGAAAGAACGGCCAGGGTGGTTACGACTTCTGGGGATGCTCTGGCTATCCTGACTGCCCAGCCACGTTTGCTGACAACGGAGGCAAACCCGGCCATCGTTTGGAGAAACGCGAGAAACCACCTCTGAGCACGCATAAATGCCCGGAGTGCGGGAAGCCTCTGGCTCACCGCACCAAGGATGGGCCAGGAGCATACAACTTCTGGGGGTGCTCCGGCTTCCCGAATTGCAAGGTCACTTTCCAGGACGACAACGGCAAGCCTGAGGGAGCGGAATGA
- a CDS encoding recombinase family protein — protein sequence MILGYARVSTTKQELESQVKRLESAGVTKIFTDVMSGKRFDRPGLAEMMAFAREGDTLCVVRLDRLGRSIRELLEIVDHFKARKVDFRSLEEQLDTTTAAGSLIFHVFAALTDFERRLIAERTRDGLAVAMAKGNMPGRPRIEDAKVEQAMRLLSEGHTKAAAARAAGISRSTLLRRLEQPNHPSIALLQA from the coding sequence GTGATCCTTGGCTACGCACGAGTATCCACTACCAAGCAGGAACTTGAGAGCCAGGTCAAACGCCTGGAGTCTGCCGGGGTGACAAAAATCTTCACCGACGTCATGAGCGGGAAGCGTTTCGACCGCCCTGGCCTAGCCGAGATGATGGCTTTCGCCCGCGAAGGCGATACTCTTTGTGTTGTCCGTCTGGATCGTTTGGGACGCTCCATACGAGAACTCTTGGAGATCGTGGACCATTTCAAGGCGAGGAAAGTGGACTTCAGGTCCTTGGAAGAGCAGCTGGATACAACCACGGCAGCAGGGTCACTGATCTTCCACGTCTTTGCCGCGCTGACCGACTTTGAGCGCCGCCTCATAGCCGAACGCACTCGGGACGGTCTTGCCGTGGCCATGGCCAAGGGCAACATGCCAGGAAGGCCCAGAATTGAGGACGCCAAGGTCGAACAGGCCATGCGCCTTCTTAGCGAGGGACATACCAAGGCAGCAGCAGCCCGAGCTGCGGGTATTAGTCGCTCGACCCTGCTTCGTCGTCTCGAACAGCCTAATCACCCATCGATAGCCTTGTTGCAGGCTTAG